The following coding sequences are from one Parabacteroides pacaensis window:
- a CDS encoding helix-turn-helix domain-containing protein, whose protein sequence is MKEQERKIRMRKKWLEIYTETGSVTKTAIRCGIARSTLYRWIKREKEHNESGLSDKSKRPHKLANLKITNEIEVVILDLRKSKRWGAQRIANYLMRKKIKISSMTVWRVLHKH, encoded by the coding sequence ATGAAGGAGCAAGAAAGGAAAATACGAATGCGCAAAAAATGGCTTGAAATCTATACAGAAACAGGTTCTGTAACCAAGACGGCCATACGATGCGGTATAGCACGTTCTACATTATACCGTTGGATAAAACGTGAAAAAGAACATAATGAATCAGGATTGTCAGATAAGTCTAAACGTCCCCATAAACTGGCAAATTTAAAGATAACCAATGAGATAGAGGTTGTTATACTTGATTTGCGTAAAAGTAAAAGATGGGGAGCGCAGCGCATAGCCAATTATCTAATGAGGAAAAAAATTAAAATTTCATCAATGACAGTGTGGCGTGTGTTGCATAAACATTAG
- a CDS encoding integrase core domain-containing protein, producing the protein MPGERVQLDVTKIRDGAYQFTAIDDCTRLKTIRIYPNKKVESTIHFLGELLNTFPFPIQRIQTDWGTEFFNYDFQYELHDHFIKFRPIRPKTPHLNGKVERTQQTDKTEFWNLIDLSDKTLNLNEMAIEWQNFYNRKRPHSSLNGKTPWQKLKSVEHLIPIQPDVSEKFWESEEEILPRNYEYLKFIKRRNKKTITQ; encoded by the coding sequence ATACCGGGAGAAAGGGTACAATTGGATGTGACAAAAATACGGGATGGAGCTTATCAATTTACAGCAATAGATGATTGTACGCGTCTGAAGACCATCCGCATCTATCCAAACAAAAAAGTTGAGAGTACGATTCATTTCCTGGGAGAGCTGCTAAACACCTTCCCGTTCCCTATCCAAAGAATACAAACAGATTGGGGAACGGAGTTTTTCAATTATGATTTTCAATATGAACTTCATGATCATTTTATCAAATTTAGACCTATAAGACCTAAAACGCCACACTTGAACGGAAAAGTAGAGAGAACACAACAGACTGATAAGACGGAATTTTGGAATCTCATTGATCTGTCGGATAAAACTCTCAACCTAAATGAAATGGCTATCGAATGGCAGAATTTCTATAACCGGAAGCGTCCTCATTCTTCGTTGAATGGTAAGACTCCTTGGCAGAAACTAAAATCTGTAGAACATTTAATTCCCATCCAACCGGATGTCTCTGAGAAATTTTGGGAATCAGAAGAAGAAATCCTGCCACGTAATTACGAGTATCTTAAATTCATAAAACGTAGAAACAAGAAAACTATTACTCAATAA
- a CDS encoding IS3 family transposase, which yields MLKKIESLSSGTYCPRKQERVAAIQELRHEFKFSVLLKASGMAKSTYHYYIQKFSLPDKYQEEKKMICQIFHENHGRYGYRRITLELNQRGYNLNHKTVLKLMNQCDLKCMVRRKKYNTYRGTVGKVAPNILERDFSTTALNQKWVTDVSEFSLFGSKRYLSPIMDLYNREIISFTITESPNLSMVTDMLKKTFTLLPDDVDLIIHSDQGWHYQHPTYQQMLRKKGIVQSMSRKGNCLDNAVIENFFGLLKSELLYLREFENMEQFVHELNEYIYYYSNYRIKTGLGGLSSIQFRCAITTDSLHLLTELLRSLGRVVLPLGAGLSPTDEFKSETIHDIF from the coding sequence ATACTTAAAAAAATTGAGAGCCTTAGTTCAGGAACGTATTGCCCGAGAAAGCAAGAAAGGGTTGCCGCCATCCAAGAATTAAGGCATGAATTTAAGTTTTCTGTTTTACTGAAAGCTTCCGGGATGGCTAAAAGTACATATCATTATTACATTCAGAAATTTTCCCTTCCAGATAAATATCAAGAAGAGAAAAAAATGATATGTCAAATATTTCATGAGAATCATGGTAGGTATGGATATAGGCGTATCACTCTGGAACTAAACCAAAGAGGATATAACCTGAATCACAAAACGGTTCTAAAACTAATGAACCAATGCGACTTAAAATGTATGGTCAGAAGAAAGAAATATAATACTTATAGAGGAACAGTTGGTAAAGTAGCTCCTAATATATTGGAACGTGACTTCTCTACAACCGCTCTTAATCAGAAATGGGTAACAGATGTCAGCGAGTTCTCTCTTTTCGGTTCAAAAAGGTATTTATCTCCCATTATGGATTTGTATAATCGAGAGATTATCAGTTTTACAATAACTGAAAGTCCCAATTTATCTATGGTTACGGATATGTTAAAAAAGACCTTTACTCTCTTGCCTGATGACGTAGACTTAATTATTCACTCTGATCAAGGTTGGCATTATCAGCATCCAACATATCAACAGATGCTCAGAAAAAAAGGAATAGTACAGAGTATGTCAAGAAAGGGGAACTGTTTGGATAATGCAGTAATAGAGAACTTCTTTGGACTATTAAAATCTGAATTACTATATTTGCGAGAGTTTGAGAATATGGAACAATTTGTTCACGAACTAAATGAGTATATATACTACTACAGTAATTATAGAATTAAAACGGGATTAGGAGGATTGAGCTCCATACAATTTAGATGTGCTATAACAACAGATTCGCTACATTTGCTTACTGAACTTTTACGCTCGTTGGGACGGGTGGTCCTGCCCCTTGGCGCTGGCCTTTCCCCGACCGATGAGTTTAAAAGTGAAACAATCCACGATATATTTTAA
- a CDS encoding helix-turn-helix domain-containing protein — MSNKRKKYEKHPYSVRLQVVAKVLCEHLPLRTTGKMFDVNPRQVKYWVSLYSRYGEEGLRMQHRYYPVDFKYKVLQDVFENHLSLQEAALKYGIPSPITVLMWQRKYKNIGLSGLHGGSRLWSEDMITKENDLFKEPEEFVDPKPKDNKDLLKEIELLKAGNAYLKKLRALVQERIARESKKGLPPSKN; from the coding sequence ATGTCTAACAAACGAAAGAAGTACGAGAAACATCCTTATTCTGTGCGGTTACAAGTAGTAGCCAAAGTTTTGTGTGAGCATTTGCCTTTACGTACAACAGGTAAAATGTTTGATGTAAATCCACGTCAAGTCAAATATTGGGTTTCTTTATACTCCCGTTATGGAGAAGAGGGATTGCGTATGCAACATAGATACTATCCTGTTGATTTTAAGTATAAAGTACTCCAAGATGTATTTGAAAATCATTTATCTTTGCAAGAAGCTGCCTTAAAATATGGTATCCCCAGCCCAATTACCGTATTAATGTGGCAACGTAAGTATAAGAATATAGGCTTATCCGGTCTTCATGGTGGTAGCCGACTATGGTCTGAAGATATGATAACAAAAGAAAATGATCTTTTTAAAGAACCAGAAGAGTTTGTAGATCCTAAACCAAAAGATAATAAGGATTTACTTAAGGAAATAGAACTCCTTAAAGCAGGAAACGCATACTTAAAAAAATTGAGAGCCTTAGTTCAGGAACGTATTGCCCGAGAAAGCAAGAAAGGGTTGCCGCCATCCAAGAATTAA
- the trxA gene encoding thioredoxin, giving the protein MKKLKGLWLVIGVIIWVSCSMAAKTEKKETKEVKKSEAGEVIALDKATFLKDVYNYEKDPTTWVYEGKKPCIIDFYADWCGPCKQVAPILKEMAAKYKDQIIVYKIDVDKETELAGTFGIRSIPTILFVPMEGKPQLVQGAMPKNEIVKQIESYLLNNK; this is encoded by the coding sequence ATGAAAAAGTTGAAAGGCCTCTGGTTAGTTATAGGAGTGATAATATGGGTAAGTTGTTCTATGGCTGCAAAAACAGAAAAAAAGGAAACAAAAGAAGTAAAGAAGTCTGAAGCAGGAGAAGTAATAGCATTAGATAAAGCAACATTCCTGAAAGATGTATATAATTATGAGAAGGACCCTACTACTTGGGTATATGAAGGAAAGAAGCCTTGCATCATTGACTTTTATGCCGATTGGTGCGGACCTTGTAAACAGGTTGCTCCTATTCTGAAAGAAATGGCTGCAAAATATAAAGATCAAATTATTGTATATAAAATAGATGTAGATAAAGAAACCGAATTAGCGGGTACTTTCGGTATTCGTAGTATTCCTACCATACTATTTGTACCCATGGAAGGAAAACCCCAGCTAGTACAAGGTGCTATGCCGAAAAATGAAATCGTAAAACAAATAGAAAGTTATCTTTTGAATAATAAATAA
- a CDS encoding 2-isopropylmalate synthase translates to MSDRLFIFDTTLRDGEQVPGCQLNTVEKIQVAKALEELGVDVIEAGFPISSPGDFKSVVEISKAVTWPTICALTRAVPKDIDVAAQALQYAKHKRIHTGIGTSEYHIRYKFNSTQEEIIERAIACVKYAKKYVEDVEFYAEDAGRTDNVYLAKVIEAVIQAGATVVNIPDTTGYCLPEEYGSKIRYLMENVKGIQNAIISTHCHNDLGMATANTISGVLNGARQVEVTINGIGERAGNTALEEIAMILRSHKEIGITTNINTQKIHSCSRMVSSLMNMPVQPNKAIVGRNAFAHSSGIHQDGVLKNRESYEIIDPKDVGIDDNAIVLTARSGRAALKHRLHVLGVELSQEKLNEAYENFLKLADKKKDINDDDVLMLVGKDRTAMHRIKLEYLQVTSGVGVQSVASVCLNIAGEKFEAAASGNGPVDAAIKAVKKIISRNMTIQEFLIQAIDKGSDDMGKVHMQVEHEGNSFYGFSANTDIIAASVEAFIDAINKFVK, encoded by the coding sequence ATGTCAGACAGATTATTTATTTTCGATACCACGTTACGCGATGGTGAGCAAGTACCAGGATGCCAATTGAATACTGTTGAAAAGATTCAAGTAGCTAAAGCCCTGGAAGAGTTAGGGGTAGATGTAATTGAAGCAGGCTTTCCCATTTCAAGTCCCGGTGATTTTAAATCAGTTGTAGAAATATCCAAAGCTGTTACCTGGCCCACCATTTGTGCACTAACCCGTGCCGTCCCGAAAGATATTGACGTTGCCGCACAAGCCTTGCAATACGCTAAACATAAACGCATCCACACCGGAATAGGAACCTCTGAATATCATATCCGTTACAAATTTAATTCTACTCAAGAAGAAATTATAGAACGCGCTATTGCATGTGTAAAATACGCTAAAAAATATGTGGAAGATGTGGAATTTTATGCAGAAGATGCCGGTCGTACCGATAACGTATATTTGGCAAAGGTTATAGAAGCTGTTATTCAAGCAGGTGCTACCGTTGTAAATATTCCGGACACAACCGGTTATTGTTTGCCAGAAGAATACGGAAGCAAAATCCGATACCTTATGGAAAATGTAAAAGGTATTCAAAATGCAATTATTTCTACTCATTGCCATAATGATTTAGGAATGGCAACTGCCAATACCATATCCGGTGTGTTGAATGGAGCCAGGCAAGTGGAAGTTACTATAAACGGTATTGGCGAACGGGCTGGAAATACAGCGTTGGAAGAAATAGCTATGATTTTGAGAAGTCACAAAGAAATAGGAATTACTACGAATATAAATACGCAGAAAATACATAGTTGTAGCCGTATGGTTTCCAGTTTAATGAATATGCCGGTACAACCCAATAAAGCTATCGTTGGAAGAAATGCTTTTGCTCATTCTTCCGGTATCCATCAAGACGGTGTATTAAAAAACCGTGAAAGTTATGAAATTATAGATCCAAAAGATGTAGGCATCGATGATAATGCAATTGTATTAACTGCCCGCAGCGGACGTGCCGCCCTGAAACATCGTTTACATGTTTTAGGAGTAGAACTGAGCCAGGAAAAACTAAATGAAGCGTATGAAAATTTCTTGAAATTAGCAGATAAGAAAAAAGATATTAATGATGATGATGTACTGATGCTAGTTGGAAAGGACCGGACTGCGATGCACCGGATTAAGCTGGAATATCTTCAGGTAACGTCGGGTGTAGGCGTACAATCCGTTGCAAGTGTTTGCTTAAATATTGCCGGAGAAAAATTCGAAGCGGCAGCTTCCGGCAATGGTCCGGTAGACGCAGCAATCAAAGCCGTAAAGAAAATTATTAGCCGTAATATGACTATTCAAGAATTTTTGATTCAGGCAATAGATAAAGGAAGTGATGACATGGGTAAAGTGCATATGCAAGTAGAACACGAAGGCAATAGCTTTTATGGTTTTTCTGCTAACACAGACATTATTGCGGCTTCCGTAGAGGCTTTCATCGATGCAATTAATAAATTCGTAAAATAA
- the leuC gene encoding 3-isopropylmalate dehydratase large subunit, with protein MKTLFEKIWEKHVVDTLADGTIQLYIDRLYCHEVTSPQAFAGLRERGLKCFRPQQVICMPDHNIPTLHQDRPIVDPVSKNQVDTLEKNAKDFGLTYFGMKDPRNGIIHVVGPERGLTLPGMTLVCGDSHTSTHGAMGAIAFGIGTSEVEMTLASQCILQRKPKTMRITVNGKLKPGVTAKDIALYIISKMTTGGATGYFVEYAGEAIRATSMEERLTICNLSIEMGARGGMIAPDETTFAYLKNRENAPQGEEWDKALAYWKTLHTDEGAIFDKEIVFQAEDIEPRITYGTNPGMGMGITDSIPALDEIDEASRISFRKSLDYMGFMPGEKLLGKKIDYVFLGSCTNGRIEDFRAFASIVKGKKKADHVTVWLVPGSWMVEKQIKDEGIDKILNEAGFELREPGCSACLAMNEDKIPAGKYSVSTSNRNFEGRQGPGARTILAGPLVAAAAAVTGVITDPRELLEK; from the coding sequence ATGAAAACATTATTTGAAAAGATATGGGAAAAGCACGTAGTCGACACATTGGCTGACGGAACCATACAATTATATATAGACCGCTTGTATTGCCATGAAGTTACAAGCCCGCAGGCGTTTGCGGGACTACGGGAAAGAGGACTAAAGTGTTTCCGGCCTCAACAAGTTATTTGTATGCCGGATCATAACATTCCTACTTTACATCAGGATCGTCCTATTGTGGATCCGGTTTCTAAAAACCAAGTAGATACATTGGAAAAAAATGCTAAAGACTTCGGACTTACTTATTTCGGAATGAAAGATCCGCGAAATGGCATTATTCACGTAGTAGGTCCCGAAAGAGGACTTACTTTACCAGGGATGACATTGGTTTGCGGTGATTCTCATACATCTACACACGGAGCTATGGGAGCTATTGCGTTTGGCATCGGTACGAGTGAAGTTGAAATGACATTGGCTTCTCAATGTATTCTCCAACGTAAACCTAAAACCATGCGTATTACAGTAAACGGCAAACTGAAACCGGGTGTAACAGCTAAAGACATAGCTTTATATATCATTAGTAAAATGACCACAGGAGGCGCAACAGGATATTTTGTCGAATATGCCGGAGAAGCCATCCGTGCCACATCTATGGAAGAACGCCTTACTATTTGTAACCTTTCCATAGAAATGGGTGCCAGAGGGGGGATGATTGCCCCGGATGAAACGACTTTTGCTTATTTAAAAAACCGTGAGAATGCTCCTCAAGGAGAAGAATGGGATAAGGCTCTAGCTTATTGGAAAACTCTTCATACCGACGAAGGTGCAATTTTCGATAAAGAAATAGTTTTTCAAGCAGAAGATATCGAACCTCGTATTACCTACGGAACCAATCCTGGCATGGGAATGGGAATTACAGATTCCATACCTGCCTTAGACGAAATAGATGAAGCCAGCCGGATTTCATTTAGAAAGTCTTTAGATTATATGGGGTTTATGCCGGGGGAAAAACTATTAGGAAAGAAAATTGATTATGTTTTTCTAGGTAGCTGTACCAATGGGCGTATTGAAGATTTCCGTGCCTTTGCATCCATAGTAAAAGGAAAGAAAAAAGCCGATCATGTAACTGTTTGGTTAGTACCCGGCTCCTGGATGGTAGAAAAGCAAATCAAGGACGAAGGAATCGATAAGATATTAAATGAGGCAGGGTTTGAATTGAGAGAACCGGGTTGTTCTGCCTGTCTTGCCATGAATGAAGATAAAATACCAGCGGGTAAATATTCGGTAAGTACATCCAACCGCAATTTTGAAGGACGACAAGGTCCGGGCGCACGTACTATTCTTGCCGGTCCCTTAGTAGCTGCCGCCGCAGCTGTGACCGGAGTTATTACCGATCCCCGGGAATTATTGGAAAAATAA
- the leuD gene encoding 3-isopropylmalate dehydratase small subunit, which produces MKEKFNIITSTVVPLPLENIDTDQIIPARFLKATTKEGFGDNLFRDWRYDKEGNLNPSFVLNQGVYKGEILVAGKNFGSGSSREHAAWAVAGYGFRVVVSSFFADIFKNNSLNNGLLPVVVSAEFLAEIFAEAAKDPKMTLTINLPQQTITNNITGRSEHFDINPYKKDCLLNGLDDIDYLLANKDKIEAYETNRK; this is translated from the coding sequence ATGAAAGAAAAATTCAATATTATCACATCAACTGTTGTTCCTTTACCTTTGGAAAATATCGATACGGACCAAATTATTCCGGCTCGCTTTTTAAAAGCTACTACAAAAGAAGGCTTCGGCGATAATTTATTTCGTGACTGGCGATATGACAAAGAGGGGAATCTTAATCCTTCCTTCGTTTTGAATCAAGGAGTGTATAAAGGAGAAATCCTTGTAGCAGGAAAAAATTTCGGTAGCGGTTCCAGTCGTGAACATGCGGCCTGGGCAGTAGCAGGCTATGGGTTTCGTGTAGTAGTAAGCAGTTTTTTTGCCGACATTTTTAAAAATAATTCCTTGAACAACGGACTTTTGCCTGTTGTTGTATCAGCAGAATTCCTTGCCGAGATTTTTGCAGAGGCAGCAAAAGATCCAAAGATGACACTTACGATCAATTTACCTCAGCAAACTATCACCAATAATATTACCGGACGAAGCGAACATTTTGATATCAATCCTTATAAAAAAGATTGCCTGCTGAATGGCTTGGACGATATAGATTATCTGTTAGCTAATAAGGATAAGATAGAAGCCTATGAAACAAACAGAAAATAA
- a CDS encoding alpha-isopropylmalate synthase regulatory domain-containing protein — translation MKQTENNKVEIMDTTLRDGEQTSGVSFGSHEKLAIARLLINELGVNRLEIASARVSEGEFEAVKQVVRWAEKNGCLSKLEVLGFVDGDVSLQWIQNAGCRVVNLLCKGSYKHVTEQLRKTPGEHITDIKEVVENAQNRGMEVNVYLEDWSNGMLHSPEYVFQLMDSLKELPIRRFMLPDTLGILNPGNTYEYCRKMVERYPDQHFDFHAHNDYDLAVANVYSAVRAGIHGIHTTVNGLGERAGNAPLSSVLAVLHDQLGVATTIYEEKLNRVSKLVETYSGVHIPPNKPIIGEYVFTQCAGVHADGDSKNNLYCNDLLPERFGRTREYALGKTSGKANIRKNLEALGIELDEESMRKVTERIIELGDKKEMVTPEDLPYIISDVLRHDQMNNKIKILNYSLSLAQGLRPIAALKIEIDGEAYEESATGDGQYDAFVRALRKIYRSLGRPFPMLTNYSVSIPPGGRTDAFVQTIISWKHEGEEFKTRGLDADQTEAAIKATLKMLNKIENQANASLEALQNK, via the coding sequence ATGAAACAAACAGAAAATAACAAAGTCGAAATCATGGATACAACCTTGAGGGATGGAGAACAAACCTCAGGGGTATCTTTCGGTTCGCATGAAAAATTAGCAATAGCACGATTACTAATAAACGAGTTGGGCGTAAATCGATTAGAAATAGCTTCCGCCAGAGTATCAGAGGGTGAATTTGAAGCCGTAAAACAAGTTGTCCGATGGGCGGAAAAGAACGGTTGCCTTTCTAAACTTGAAGTGTTAGGATTTGTGGATGGTGATGTATCTCTTCAATGGATACAAAATGCCGGTTGCCGAGTCGTTAATCTTCTTTGTAAAGGTTCTTATAAACACGTAACCGAACAACTTCGCAAAACGCCTGGCGAACATATCACCGATATTAAGGAAGTGGTAGAAAATGCACAGAACCGGGGTATGGAGGTGAATGTATATTTAGAAGATTGGTCTAATGGGATGCTTCATTCACCAGAGTACGTTTTTCAACTTATGGATAGTTTGAAAGAATTGCCAATCCGACGGTTTATGTTGCCGGATACACTAGGAATCCTAAATCCCGGCAATACGTATGAATACTGCCGAAAGATGGTAGAGCGTTATCCTGACCAACATTTCGATTTCCATGCCCATAATGATTACGATTTAGCCGTGGCAAATGTCTATTCTGCCGTACGTGCAGGTATACATGGTATCCACACTACAGTAAACGGTTTGGGAGAACGTGCCGGCAATGCACCTTTGTCTAGCGTATTAGCTGTCCTTCACGATCAATTAGGCGTAGCCACTACTATTTATGAAGAAAAATTGAACCGGGTAAGCAAGTTGGTAGAAACTTATTCCGGTGTTCATATTCCTCCTAACAAGCCGATTATCGGCGAATATGTGTTTACTCAATGTGCCGGTGTACATGCCGATGGCGATAGTAAAAATAACTTATATTGTAACGATTTGTTGCCTGAACGTTTCGGTCGGACTCGTGAGTATGCTTTGGGAAAAACTTCCGGTAAAGCCAATATTCGTAAAAACCTGGAAGCTCTCGGCATAGAGCTGGATGAAGAATCTATGCGAAAAGTAACCGAACGAATTATCGAATTAGGCGATAAAAAAGAAATGGTTACACCGGAAGATCTGCCTTACATTATTTCCGATGTCCTTCGCCATGATCAAATGAACAATAAGATCAAGATATTAAATTATTCTCTATCTTTGGCACAAGGATTAAGGCCTATTGCAGCCTTGAAAATTGAAATTGACGGAGAAGCTTATGAAGAATCGGCTACCGGTGATGGGCAATATGATGCTTTTGTACGAGCTCTACGAAAAATATACAGATCTTTGGGACGGCCATTTCCGATGCTTACCAATTATTCTGTAAGCATACCTCCGGGCGGACGAACGGATGCCTTCGTGCAAACGATCATCAGTTGGAAACATGAAGGGGAAGAGTTTAAAACACGTGGTCTGGATGCTGACCAGACGGAAGCGGCTATTAAAGCAACACTTAAGATGTTGAATAAAATCGAGAATCAAGCAAATGCCAGCTTAGAGGCTTTGCAAAATAAGTAA
- a CDS encoding methylglyoxal synthase: MKKQLTIALVAHDKRKVDMVEWSIHNAALLSKHHLVCTGTTGSLIRKAFEEKGIEAEITCMHSGPMGGDAEIAAMVVRKEIDLAIFLIDDLNPQPHEADIQMLLRQCRVHNIPIACNRYSADLMITSTLWDSDDYVPTDPKYVAFNRDEFIKEAE, from the coding sequence ATGAAAAAGCAGTTAACAATCGCATTAGTAGCGCATGATAAACGTAAGGTAGATATGGTAGAATGGTCTATTCACAATGCAGCACTATTATCGAAACATCATTTAGTATGTACAGGAACTACCGGCAGTCTTATCAGGAAAGCTTTTGAAGAAAAAGGAATCGAGGCCGAGATTACTTGTATGCATTCGGGCCCCATGGGCGGTGATGCTGAAATTGCCGCTATGGTAGTACGTAAAGAAATAGACTTGGCGATCTTTTTAATAGACGATTTAAATCCTCAACCGCATGAAGCTGATATACAAATGCTACTTCGTCAGTGCCGTGTACATAATATACCTATCGCTTGCAACCGTTATAGTGCAGATCTTATGATTACCAGCACGCTTTGGGATAGTGACGATTATGTGCCTACGGATCCTAAATATGTAGCTTTTAACCGGGACGAGTTTATAAAAGAAGCTGAATAA
- the leuB gene encoding 3-isopropylmalate dehydrogenase, protein MKLNIAVLPGDGIGPEIVEQALNATKAICTKYGHELHYEHALVGACAIDETGNPYPDSTHELCMRSDAVLFGAIGSPKYDNNPASTVRPEQGLLAMRKKLGLYANIRPVTTFPSLIHKSPLRADLVAGADFMCIRELTGGLYFGRPQGRSEDGNVAYDTCVYSREEIERIVRLAYTYAQKRKKKVSVVDKANILATSRLWRQVAQEIAKEYPDVETEYMFVDNAAMRIIQWPTSFDVLVTENMFGDILTDEASVITGSLGMLPSASIGIHTSVFEPIHGSYPQAAGKNIANPLATILSAALMFEYAFGLMEEGKLIRDAVAASMDAGVVTEDIAQGGKAYSTSEVGKWITEYIVKK, encoded by the coding sequence ATGAAATTAAACATTGCAGTGTTGCCCGGTGATGGCATCGGGCCAGAGATTGTGGAACAAGCATTAAATGCAACAAAAGCAATCTGTACGAAATACGGACATGAATTACATTACGAACACGCTTTAGTTGGCGCATGTGCTATCGATGAAACAGGAAATCCGTATCCGGATTCTACCCACGAACTATGTATGCGTTCAGACGCGGTTTTATTCGGAGCTATCGGTTCTCCCAAGTATGATAATAATCCGGCATCTACCGTGCGTCCTGAGCAGGGACTCTTAGCAATGCGTAAAAAATTGGGGCTATATGCTAATATCCGTCCGGTTACCACTTTTCCTTCTTTGATACATAAATCGCCATTGCGTGCGGATCTGGTAGCGGGAGCCGACTTTATGTGCATTCGCGAATTGACAGGCGGTTTGTATTTCGGTCGTCCCCAAGGAAGAAGCGAGGACGGTAACGTGGCTTACGATACTTGTGTCTATTCCCGTGAAGAAATTGAACGTATTGTACGTTTGGCTTATACGTATGCACAAAAACGCAAGAAAAAGGTATCGGTAGTAGATAAAGCGAATATTCTGGCAACCTCTCGTTTATGGCGACAGGTAGCACAAGAAATAGCTAAAGAGTATCCGGATGTGGAAACAGAATACATGTTTGTAGATAATGCAGCCATGCGTATTATCCAATGGCCTACCAGCTTTGATGTATTGGTTACGGAAAACATGTTCGGTGATATTCTCACCGACGAAGCTTCTGTAATTACCGGTTCCCTGGGTATGTTGCCATCTGCTTCTATCGGTATCCATACATCTGTGTTTGAGCCTATTCACGGGTCTTATCCCCAAGCTGCCGGAAAAAATATAGCCAATCCGTTGGCTACTATTCTTTCAGCTGCTTTGATGTTTGAATACGCATTCGGGCTGATGGAAGAAGGAAAATTGATTCGTGACGCAGTAGCCGCTTCCATGGATGCAGGTGTAGTTACAGAAGATATTGCACAAGGCGGTAAAGCCTATTCTACTTCCGAAGTAGGAAAATGGATCACCGAGTATATTGTAAAGAAATAA
- a CDS encoding tetratricopeptide repeat protein yields the protein MRIYILIISFLCCLFSIQAQTYEELVDKSFDYLEKDDLQAAKESLKAAMHKEPANPSNFLLLNNLGTIQRRLGEKEDAILSYTAALSLNPKSIIALEGRASLYSEMNKPDKAINDYTALLHLQPTNADALYSRGILYVQQKNFLEAEADFEKMLEQNEKSVRARKGYAILENMRGNQDEAERIYNYLISEVPKNLSLYIGRAEVYFMKGKNARALADINKVLTSSEKPDAYLFVLRGKVKLAQYEKVEAAKDFQIAKEMGYDPVIIEDLMKMCQ from the coding sequence ATGAGAATCTATATTTTAATAATAAGTTTTTTATGCTGTTTGTTTAGTATACAAGCTCAGACCTATGAAGAGTTAGTAGACAAATCTTTTGATTACCTTGAAAAAGATGACCTTCAAGCAGCGAAAGAAAGTTTAAAGGCTGCCATGCATAAAGAGCCCGCCAATCCAAGTAATTTTTTGCTACTTAATAATCTGGGCACTATTCAACGTCGTTTAGGTGAAAAAGAAGATGCTATTCTTTCTTATACGGCAGCCCTTAGTTTGAATCCTAAAAGCATCATAGCTTTAGAGGGCAGGGCTTCCTTGTACTCGGAAATGAATAAGCCGGATAAAGCTATCAATGATTATACAGCTCTTTTACATTTACAACCGACGAATGCTGATGCTCTGTATTCAAGAGGAATACTGTATGTCCAGCAAAAAAACTTTTTGGAAGCTGAAGCGGATTTTGAAAAGATGCTTGAACAAAATGAAAAGTCCGTACGAGCTCGTAAAGGATATGCTATCTTAGAAAATATGCGCGGAAACCAAGATGAAGCGGAACGTATCTATAATTATTTAATTAGTGAGGTTCCGAAAAATTTGTCTTTATATATAGGAAGAGCTGAGGTTTATTTTATGAAAGGGAAAAATGCCCGCGCCTTAGCAGATATCAATAAGGTGCTTACTTCCAGTGAAAAGCCGGATGCGTATTTGTTTGTTTTAAGAGGAAAAGTTAAACTTGCGCAATACGAAAAAGTAGAGGCTGCAAAAGATTTTCAGATAGCTAAAGAAATGGGATACGACCCGGTAATTATCGAAGATTTGATGAAAATGTGTCAATAA